Proteins from a genomic interval of Periophthalmus magnuspinnatus isolate fPerMag1 chromosome 11, fPerMag1.2.pri, whole genome shotgun sequence:
- the LOC117393381 gene encoding XK-related protein 8-like encodes MECANFAKYSWVDLAFSVIGVCTFLVDWGSDIWVATEFYCRGDVLWFGVLVGLMALSSVVVQMFSWFWFQYDRELPGFGGISGPGGDPQAGGSAVMFGDRVKLSCLLHVLQLGFLCRHFWVIWQGFRVWWRKEEGSEYAVYLTHDLSMLRLIETFCESAPQLTLMIYVMLQTNKARTVQFVSIAASTTSMAWMVVDYHRSLRSFVPDKAKQTWSSSLVYFLWNLLLISPRVASLALFSSVLSSYIAVHFTLLWVVFVAWVWRQKTDFMDSHAGEWLYRATVGLIWYFSWFNVAEGQTRDRSIIYHSFITVDCAILLTTWWLYRDPIESQSYSLALIISLPLVYISGLLLKTLYYCCFHPKLWRPPQRDPVLPDDLPDSEVKFRDMSAQDGSLSQPLVNKRMAVLATNFYSERRELESATTKMKVESHI; translated from the exons ATGGAGTGTGCAAATTTCGCCAAATACTCGTGGGTAGACTTGGCTTTCTCTGTGATCGGAGTGTGTACTTTTTTGGTGGATTGGGGTTCGGATATCTGGGTGGCCACGGAGTTTTATTGCCGGGGAGACGTGCTGTGGTTCGGGGTGCTGGTGGGACTCATGGCGCTGTCCTCTGTGGTGGTCCAAATGTTCAGCTGGTTCTGGTTCCAGTACGACCGGGAGCTGCCGGGGTTCGGCGGGATCAGCGGGCCCGGGGGAGACCCTCAGGCCGGTGGGAGTGCGGTGATGTTCGGGGACAGAGTTAAGTTATCCTGCCTGCTCCATGTGCTGCAGCTCGGATTCCTCTGCAG GCACTTCTGGGTGATCTGGCAGGGCTTTCGAGTTTggtggaggaaggaggaggggtcGGAGTATGCGGTGTATTTGACCCATGACCTCAGCATGCTGCGACTTATCGAGACATTTtgtgagagcgccccccagcTTACTCTCATGATATATGTCATGCTGCAGACCAACAAGGCACGAACTGTGCAGT TTGTGAGCATCGCTGCCTCCACCACTTCTATGGCGTGGATGGTCGTAGATTACCACCGCTCCCTTCGCTCCTTCGTCCCCGACAAAGCCAAACAAACCTGGTCTTCCTCTTTGGTCTACTTCCTGTGgaacctcctcctcatctctccacGCGTCGCATCCCTCGCTCTCTTCTCCTCCGTCCTGTCCTCTTACATTGCTGTCCATTTCACTCTCCTGTGGGTTGTTTTTGTGGCATGGGTTTGGAGACAGAAGACAGATTTTATGGACAGTCATGCAGGAGAGTGGCTGTACCGTGCGACCGTTGGGCTCATCTGGTATTTCAGCTGGTTTAACGTGGCAGAAGGTCAAACGCGTGACCGGAGTATCATTTATCATTCGTTTATCACTGTTGACTGTGCGATTCTTCTCACGACATGGTGGCTTTACAGAGACCCGATCGAAAGCCAATCGTATTCTCTGGCTTTAATAATCTCTCTCCCCCTTGTTTACATATCCGGGCTGTTGCTTAAAACTTTGTACTATTGCTGCTTTCATCCAAAGCTATGGAGGCCTCCGCAGAGAGATCCAGTGCTCCCGGACGACTTACCCGATTCGGAAGTGAAATTTCGGGACATGTCTGCACAGGACGGCAGCCTCTCTCAGCCACTGGTCAATAAACGCATGGCTGTGCTAGCGACAAATTTTTACTCTGagaggagagagctggagagtGCCACTACCAAGATGAAAGTGGAATCACACATTTAG
- the LOC117393383 gene encoding cell division control protein 42 homolog, which translates to MQTIKCVVVGDGAVGKTCLLISYTTNKFPSEYVPTVFDNYAVTVMIGGEPYTLGLFDTAGQEDYDRLRPLSYPQTDVFLVCYSVVSPSSYENVKEKWVPEINHHCTHTTFLLVGTQTDLRDDHSILEKLTKNKQRPLMPEHGERLAQDLKAVKYVECSALTQKGLKNVFDEAILAALEPPETRSKQRCVIL; encoded by the exons ATGCAGACCATAAAGTGTGTAGTGGTTGGAGATGGAGCCGTGGGAAAAACCTGTTTGTTGATTTCATACACGACCAATAAGTTTCCCTCTGAGTACGTCCCCACA GTGTTTGATAACTACGCTGTGACAGTGATGATCGGAGGAGAGCCCTACACTCTGGGACTCTTCGACACTGCAg GTCAAGAGGATTATGATCGTCTGCGTCCTCTCAGTTACCCTCAGACTGATGTGTTCCTCGTGTGCTACTCTGTGGTGTCTCCTTCCTCCTACGAGAACGTCAAAGAGAAg TGGGTTCCCGAGATAAACCACCATTGCACCCACACCACGTTCTTGCTCGTGGGCACACAGACAGACCTCAGAGATGACCACAGCATTCTGGAGAAACTGACCAAGAACAAACAGCGCCCCCTAATGCCTGAACATGGAGAGAGACTGGCCCAAGATCTCAAGGCTGTGAAATACGTAGAGTGCTCTGCTCTTACTCAG AAAGGCCTGAAAAACGTGTTCGACGAAGCAATTCTCGCTGCTCTGGAACCACCAGAAACAAGGTCCAAACAGCGCTGTGTGATACTgtag